One window of the Perca flavescens isolate YP-PL-M2 chromosome 16, PFLA_1.0, whole genome shotgun sequence genome contains the following:
- the stc1l gene encoding stanniocalcin 1, like → MLPGSALLLLVLGLGCAACFQLPPEEAAPRRARFSSNSPTDVARCINGAVTVGCGFFSCLENSTCDTDGMHELCEHFLNSAATFNTEGKTFVKKSLHCISQGISAKVFQTIRRCNIFQMMISEVQEECYTSLDICTVARTNPDAIGEVVQVPTHFPNRYYSTLLQALQACDAETVAAVRTGLMARLGPDMETFLQLVQNKPCASNSGSAAYNNPSSWRNMPVFNIQPGFKSRDPTHLFARKRSVDDTEGQR, encoded by the exons ATGCTGCCCGGCtccgctctgctgctgctggtcctCGGACTCGGCTGCGCCGCGTGCTTCCAGCTGCCGCCGGAGGAAGCTGCTCCCCGCCGGGCTCGGTTCTCCTCCAACAGCCCCA ctgatGTGGCCAGATGTATTAACGGAGCTGTCACCGTGGGCTGTGGATTCTTCTCCTGTCTGGAGAACTCCACCTGCGACACCGACGGGATGCACGAACTCTGTGAACACTTCCTGAACTCCGCTGCTACCTTCAACACAGAg GGTAAAACGTTCGTCAAGAAAAGTCTGCACTGCATCTCTCAGGGAATCTCAGCCAAGGTTTTCCAAACTATCCGTCGCTGCAACATCTTCCAGATGATGATCTCAGAG GTGCAAGAAGAGTGTTACACCAGTCTGGACATCTGCACTGTGGCTCGAACCAACCCGGATGCCATCGGAGAGGTGGTGCAGGTCCCCACTCACTTCCCCaacag GTACTACAGCACTCTGCTGCAGGCGCTGCAGGCGTGCGACGCGGAGACGGTGGCGGCGGTGAGGACGGGCCTCATGGCGAGGCTGGGACCCGACATGGAGACCTTCCTCCAGCTGGTGCAGAACAAGCCGTGCGCCAGCAACTCCGGCTCGGCCGCCTACAACAACCCGTCCAGCTGGAGGAACATGCCCGTGTTCAACATCCAGCCGGGCTTCAAAAGCCGAGACCCCACACACCTGTTCGCCAGGAAACGCTCCGTGGACGACACGGAGGGCCAGCGTTAA